Proteins co-encoded in one Desulfitobacterium hafniense DCB-2 genomic window:
- a CDS encoding KH domain-containing protein, which produces MKELVEVLAKALVDHPEQVLVAQSETEKSVHLQLTVAPEDMGKVIGKQGRIANAIRTLVKAAAVKDGRRVHVDIDQ; this is translated from the coding sequence GTGAAGGAACTCGTAGAGGTCCTTGCGAAAGCTTTAGTCGATCACCCGGAGCAAGTTCTGGTTGCTCAATCGGAAACGGAGAAATCCGTTCACCTGCAGCTCACCGTTGCTCCGGAGGATATGGGCAAAGTGATTGGTAAGCAGGGAAGAATTGCTAACGCTATACGTACGTTAGTAAAAGCTGCTGCAGTCAAAGATGGCCGCAGAGTGCATGTTGACATTGATCAGTGA
- the rpsP gene encoding 30S ribosomal protein S16, giving the protein MATKIRLRRMGAKKNPFYRLIVADSNAPRDGRFIEEIGFYDPTKQPEVLNIDEEKAMKWLATGAQPSDTAKSLLRKAGVLAKYHESKK; this is encoded by the coding sequence ATGGCAACAAAAATTCGTCTTCGCCGCATGGGTGCTAAGAAGAATCCTTTCTATCGTTTAATCGTTGCGGATTCCAATGCTCCACGCGATGGTCGTTTCATTGAGGAAATCGGCTTCTATGATCCTACGAAACAACCGGAAGTCCTGAACATTGATGAAGAAAAAGCAATGAAATGGTTAGCAACTGGTGCTCAACCTTCAGATACAGCGAAGTCTCTTCTTCGCAAGGCTGGGGTTCTGGCTAAGTACCATGAGTCCAAGAAGTAA
- the ffh gene encoding signal recognition particle protein: MFQGLSEKLQETFKRLKSKGKLTEADVNEAMREVRMALLEADVNFKVVKDFVAKVKERSIGQEVLESLSPGQQVIKIVNEEMVALMGGVSSKINISSKPPTVIMLVGLQGAGKTTHGAKLANMLKKQGKHPLLVACDIYRPAAIKQLEVLGEQIKVPVFSLGQENPVKIAAASLQHANSQGLDVVIIDTAGRLHINEELMGELREIKTAVKPHEILLVVDAMTGQDAVNVAESFHNELGVDGIILTKLDGDTRGGAALSVKAVTGCPIKFAGVGEKMDAIEPFFPERMASRILGMGDVLTLIEKAQEAFDEKQAREMEQKLRKQEFTLDDFLDQMQQLKKMGPLNSLLEMIPGVGKQMKDVQVDEKDMAHVEAIIHSMTAEERRKPALIKDSRKRRIAKGSGTSVQEVGRLLKQFEQMQKMMKQFAGGSGMGMMGKGKKGKKGKKLGLPFPFK; the protein is encoded by the coding sequence ATGTTTCAAGGTCTAAGTGAAAAATTACAAGAAACATTCAAGCGGTTAAAGAGCAAAGGCAAGCTCACTGAGGCGGATGTCAATGAAGCGATGCGGGAAGTCCGTATGGCCTTATTGGAAGCTGATGTGAACTTTAAGGTGGTTAAGGATTTTGTCGCCAAAGTCAAGGAACGTTCCATTGGACAGGAGGTTCTCGAATCTCTTTCCCCTGGACAGCAGGTGATCAAAATTGTTAATGAGGAAATGGTCGCCTTAATGGGCGGCGTTTCCAGCAAGATAAATATTTCCTCGAAGCCTCCTACAGTCATTATGCTGGTGGGCTTGCAAGGAGCCGGTAAGACAACCCATGGTGCCAAGCTGGCTAATATGCTGAAGAAGCAAGGCAAACATCCCCTCTTGGTCGCCTGCGATATTTATCGTCCGGCAGCCATCAAACAGCTGGAAGTCCTCGGTGAACAGATCAAGGTGCCTGTGTTTTCCTTAGGCCAGGAAAACCCGGTAAAGATCGCCGCCGCCAGCCTTCAGCATGCCAACAGCCAGGGCCTGGATGTGGTCATCATCGATACGGCAGGCCGCCTGCATATCAATGAAGAGCTTATGGGAGAACTCCGAGAGATTAAGACCGCAGTGAAGCCCCATGAAATCCTGCTGGTGGTGGATGCCATGACCGGGCAGGATGCTGTGAATGTAGCGGAAAGCTTCCATAACGAGCTGGGGGTTGATGGCATCATCCTGACCAAGCTGGATGGAGATACCCGGGGCGGGGCTGCCCTCTCCGTGAAGGCCGTAACCGGCTGCCCTATTAAATTTGCCGGTGTCGGGGAAAAGATGGATGCTATTGAGCCCTTTTTCCCGGAACGGATGGCCTCCCGTATTTTGGGAATGGGGGATGTCCTGACCCTGATCGAAAAGGCCCAGGAAGCCTTTGACGAGAAGCAGGCCCGGGAAATGGAGCAGAAGCTGCGCAAGCAGGAATTTACCCTGGATGATTTCCTGGATCAGATGCAGCAGCTTAAAAAGATGGGGCCCTTAAATTCTCTGCTGGAAATGATCCCCGGCGTTGGCAAGCAGATGAAGGATGTCCAGGTCGATGAAAAAGATATGGCCCATGTGGAAGCCATTATTCATTCCATGACTGCCGAAGAGCGCAGAAAGCCCGCCTTGATCAAGGATTCCAGAAAGCGTCGCATCGCCAAAGGCAGCGGGACCAGCGTTCAGGAGGTAGGGCGTTTGCTGAAGCAGTTCGAGCAGATGCAAAAGATGATGAAACAGTTTGCCGGCGGTTCAGGTATGGGGATGATGGGCAAGGGCAAAAAGGGTAAAAAAGGGAAGAAATTAGGTTTGCCTTTCCCTTTCAAATAA
- the ylxM gene encoding YlxM family DNA-binding protein: protein MERFAKMALLADFYGPLLTPKQGRIWDLHYEQDFSLVEIADLEKISRQAVYDLLKRTEKILQGYEDKLGLIRRFADEQHKLSEVHQLVQEFEQKDFSNEKAWERHQSISQKIDEIYRDIEAS, encoded by the coding sequence TTGGAACGATTTGCAAAAATGGCATTACTGGCGGATTTTTATGGTCCTCTTTTAACTCCCAAGCAGGGGAGGATCTGGGATCTCCATTATGAACAGGATTTTTCCCTGGTGGAGATTGCTGATCTTGAGAAGATCAGCCGGCAAGCAGTATATGACTTGTTGAAGAGGACGGAAAAGATCCTGCAAGGGTATGAGGATAAGCTGGGGCTGATTCGCCGCTTTGCCGACGAGCAGCATAAATTATCCGAAGTTCACCAATTAGTGCAGGAATTCGAGCAAAAGGATTTTTCCAACGAGAAAGCCTGGGAACGGCATCAATCCATAAGTCAAAAAATTGATGAAATATATCGGGATATTGAAGCTTCTTAG
- a CDS encoding amidohydrolase, whose protein sequence is MSKILIRAMVLPMTGPEDFYPEGEIGIENDRILFVGEKGSAPDSFIPDQIIDLPEDVVMPGLINTHTHAAMTMLRSYADDLPLMPWLQTKIWPFEDKMSDEDIYWGTLLALGEMIQSGTTTMLDMYASMDQVAKAVLEAGTRGVLSRGLIGNAPNGERAFAENMDLVKNYHGAGQGRIQVMFGPHAPYTCSGEFLQRVKQEADRLGVGIHIHVAETEDEIKTIKEQYGKTPVQWLEELGLFGGHVVAAHCVHLTEEDQEIMAQNKVFIAHNPESNMKLNSGTAPIPELRSRGVVVGLGTDGTSSNNNLDMFGEMRSAAFQQKLVKGATALPAYEVLQMATVDGARTLGLHDVGVLAPGYKADLISINFDQPHFYPRFSIPAHLVYVAHAGDVRTVMVDGKILMQERQLMTIDIKRVCREVEKRAKGIAQGL, encoded by the coding sequence ATGTCCAAGATTCTTATTCGCGCTATGGTATTGCCCATGACCGGGCCGGAGGATTTCTACCCCGAGGGAGAAATAGGGATTGAAAATGATCGGATTCTCTTTGTCGGGGAGAAAGGTTCTGCTCCGGACAGCTTTATTCCTGATCAGATCATCGATCTGCCTGAGGATGTGGTTATGCCTGGCTTGATTAATACTCATACCCATGCGGCTATGACCATGTTGAGAAGTTATGCCGATGATCTGCCCTTGATGCCTTGGCTGCAGACGAAGATTTGGCCTTTTGAGGATAAAATGTCCGATGAAGATATCTACTGGGGAACCTTGCTGGCTTTGGGGGAAATGATCCAATCCGGAACCACGACGATGCTGGATATGTATGCTTCTATGGATCAGGTGGCGAAAGCCGTTTTAGAGGCGGGAACCCGGGGGGTTTTATCAAGGGGCTTGATAGGCAACGCTCCTAATGGAGAAAGAGCTTTTGCCGAGAACATGGACTTGGTCAAGAATTATCATGGTGCAGGTCAGGGGCGGATTCAGGTTATGTTTGGCCCCCATGCTCCGTATACTTGTTCCGGTGAGTTTCTGCAGCGGGTTAAGCAGGAAGCGGACCGTCTGGGAGTGGGAATTCATATCCATGTGGCGGAGACGGAAGATGAGATCAAAACCATCAAAGAGCAATATGGCAAGACCCCGGTTCAATGGCTGGAGGAACTGGGCTTATTCGGAGGGCATGTGGTGGCCGCCCATTGTGTGCACCTGACTGAGGAAGATCAGGAGATTATGGCCCAAAACAAGGTTTTTATCGCCCACAATCCTGAGAGCAATATGAAATTAAACAGCGGCACGGCGCCGATTCCCGAACTCCGTTCACGGGGTGTTGTGGTTGGCTTGGGTACGGATGGCACTTCCAGCAATAATAATCTGGATATGTTCGGGGAGATGCGCTCGGCGGCCTTTCAGCAAAAGCTTGTCAAAGGAGCCACGGCTCTGCCCGCTTATGAGGTGCTGCAGATGGCTACAGTGGATGGGGCACGGACTCTGGGACTTCACGATGTGGGTGTGCTGGCACCGGGTTATAAGGCGGATTTGATCTCCATCAATTTTGATCAGCCTCATTTTTACCCGAGATTCTCCATTCCTGCCCATTTGGTCTATGTCGCCCACGCCGGCGATGTGCGTACAGTCATGGTCGATGGCAAAATTCTCATGCAGGAACGTCAGCTCATGACCATAGATATCAAACGGGTTTGCCGAGAGGTGGAAAAGCGGGCCAAAGGGATAGCACAAGGCTTATAG
- a CDS encoding class II aldolase/adducin family protein produces the protein MLKEKILEIGQKIAQSGMVAGTWGNISAWDSDRNGYWITPSGMDYFSLKEEDLVLLSMDNTVLEGKRKPSSELLLHGQIYKQRPDVKGIVHTHSPFATAHAVSRLPLPGIVEDLVMIAGGQVAVARYELPGTLELALSAVQALEDKNAVFLANHGLVGVGFSLAEAFKVCQVVEKSAQIHIMSRLLGKPAALSPEDIQIMRRAYQESYGQRA, from the coding sequence ATGCTCAAAGAGAAAATTCTGGAGATCGGCCAAAAAATAGCTCAGAGCGGCATGGTCGCCGGTACTTGGGGGAATATCTCCGCGTGGGATTCTGACCGCAATGGGTATTGGATTACTCCCAGCGGCATGGATTACTTCTCCTTGAAGGAAGAGGATCTGGTACTGCTGAGTATGGATAATACTGTGCTGGAGGGAAAGCGCAAGCCGTCTTCAGAGCTGCTGCTCCATGGGCAGATCTATAAGCAGCGGCCTGATGTTAAAGGAATCGTCCACACCCATTCTCCATTTGCTACAGCCCATGCCGTATCCCGCCTTCCCCTCCCGGGGATTGTGGAGGATTTGGTGATGATTGCCGGAGGTCAGGTGGCGGTGGCCCGCTATGAGTTACCCGGCACGCTGGAGCTTGCCCTTAGTGCTGTGCAGGCGCTGGAAGACAAGAATGCTGTCTTTCTCGCTAACCATGGCTTGGTCGGGGTTGGCTTCTCCTTGGCTGAAGCATTTAAAGTGTGTCAAGTTGTAGAAAAAAGTGCTCAGATTCATATCATGTCCCGGCTCTTGGGTAAACCGGCGGCACTAAGCCCTGAAGACATTCAAATCATGCGCCGCGCTTATCAGGAAAGCTACGGACAACGAGCTTAG
- the mtnA gene encoding S-methyl-5-thioribose-1-phosphate isomerase translates to MKALEWMGDSLKILDQTRLPVEIKYRMAATYEEVAEAIEKMEVRGAPAIGAAAAYGYALGAIGYSGELADLPAHMEKVQHRLAETRPTAVNLFWALRRMEDRLRDQHEAKELAEIRQALVAEAENIAEDDRRVNRLIGEHGNAIVTAEANILTHCNAGALATVEYGTALGVIRAAQQAGKKVHVYAGETRPFLQGARLTALELMNDHIPVTLIADNMAGFLMQQGNIDLVIVGADRIAANGDTANKIGTYSLAVLAHAHGIPFYVAAPTSTIDLKVPSGQDIPIEERNPKELREVFGVQVAPPEVPVYNPAFDVTPAKLITGIITEKGIVTSPYSVNLLKMMVRS, encoded by the coding sequence GTGAAAGCATTAGAGTGGATGGGAGATTCCTTAAAAATATTGGATCAGACCCGTTTACCTGTAGAAATTAAGTATAGAATGGCTGCGACCTATGAGGAAGTGGCGGAGGCCATTGAAAAAATGGAAGTCCGGGGTGCACCGGCTATCGGCGCCGCAGCAGCTTACGGATACGCCCTGGGAGCAATAGGCTACTCAGGTGAGCTGGCAGACTTGCCTGCTCATATGGAAAAAGTTCAGCACCGTTTGGCGGAGACCCGCCCCACAGCAGTCAATCTCTTTTGGGCATTGCGCCGTATGGAGGATCGGCTGCGGGATCAGCATGAGGCGAAGGAATTGGCGGAGATTCGTCAAGCCTTGGTGGCAGAGGCCGAAAATATAGCTGAGGACGATCGCCGTGTCAATCGTCTCATCGGGGAACATGGCAACGCAATTGTGACCGCGGAAGCCAATATTCTTACCCACTGCAACGCAGGTGCCTTAGCTACTGTGGAGTATGGCACTGCCCTTGGGGTAATACGCGCCGCCCAGCAGGCGGGCAAGAAAGTTCATGTTTACGCCGGTGAGACCCGTCCCTTCTTGCAAGGGGCCCGGTTGACAGCTCTGGAATTGATGAATGATCACATTCCCGTGACCCTCATCGCGGATAATATGGCTGGATTCTTAATGCAGCAGGGAAATATTGATTTGGTCATCGTGGGTGCGGATCGTATCGCAGCCAACGGAGATACGGCCAATAAAATCGGCACTTACTCCCTGGCTGTCCTGGCTCATGCCCATGGGATACCCTTCTACGTGGCTGCCCCTACCTCCACCATTGACTTGAAAGTTCCAAGTGGACAAGATATCCCTATTGAAGAAAGGAATCCTAAGGAGTTAAGGGAGGTTTTTGGGGTTCAGGTAGCCCCGCCGGAAGTTCCCGTGTATAATCCTGCTTTTGATGTGACCCCCGCCAAATTGATTACGGGAATTATTACGGAAAAGGGTATCGTAACCTCACCTTACTCTGTGAATTTATTAAAGATGATGGTACGTTCCTAA
- the mtnP gene encoding S-methyl-5'-thioadenosine phosphorylase, whose protein sequence is MIGGTGLETVALLDLRTESIATPYGKVTVEIGRFEAHDEPIVFMSRHGKGHTVPPHLVNYRANIWALKELGVRKIIATAAVGSLSSRLQLGDIVLLDQFLDFTKSRPQTFYEGGGQGVLHVDMTEPYCRSVQAVIREAGESIGVPLQGGAAYVCTEGPRFETPAEIRMYQILGGECVGMTSVPEVVLARECGMCYATIAMVTNEAAGIADHPLTHQEVVESLQAAGNKAAGLIQETFRILRHEQDCRCQMANAEVGKF, encoded by the coding sequence TTGATCGGTGGAACAGGACTAGAGACGGTTGCTCTGCTGGATCTCCGTACAGAAAGCATCGCTACCCCTTATGGAAAGGTAACGGTGGAGATCGGGCGTTTTGAGGCCCACGATGAGCCCATTGTCTTCATGAGCCGTCATGGCAAAGGGCATACAGTGCCCCCTCATTTGGTCAATTATCGGGCCAATATCTGGGCTTTAAAAGAACTTGGTGTCCGTAAAATCATTGCCACGGCTGCCGTGGGTTCTCTTTCTTCCCGACTCCAATTGGGAGATATTGTGCTCTTGGATCAATTTCTGGACTTCACCAAGAGCCGTCCTCAGACCTTTTATGAAGGGGGAGGGCAGGGCGTACTCCATGTGGATATGACAGAACCCTATTGCCGGTCTGTACAAGCGGTGATTCGTGAAGCCGGAGAGTCCATAGGGGTGCCTTTGCAGGGCGGGGCTGCCTATGTATGTACAGAGGGGCCGCGCTTTGAGACTCCGGCTGAAATCAGGATGTACCAAATTCTCGGCGGAGAATGTGTGGGGATGACCAGCGTGCCCGAAGTGGTTTTGGCCAGGGAATGCGGTATGTGCTATGCTACGATCGCCATGGTTACCAATGAAGCGGCAGGAATAGCCGATCACCCCCTAACCCACCAGGAAGTTGTTGAAAGCTTGCAAGCTGCCGGAAACAAGGCAGCCGGTTTAATACAAGAAACATTTCGGATACTTCGCCACGAACAGGATTGTCGGTGTCAAATGGCTAATGCAGAGGTCGGTAAGTTTTAG
- the ftsY gene encoding signal recognition particle-docking protein FtsY, giving the protein MAGFFTKLKAGLTKTRDQFVTKVEEILTGRRKIDEELYEELEEVLIRSDVGVNTSFELVEGLRKEVKKRKLQEAEELKVVLQELIAELLGEEESMNFAEHGPSIFLVVGVNGVGKTTTIGKLAHYFQEEGKKVILAAGDTFRAAAIDQLEVWGQRAGVEVIKQKEGADPAAVAYDALQAAKSRGADLVIMDTAGRLHNKVNLMEELRKVKRVIEREIPGAPHEVLLVLDATTGQNALQQAKLFQEVAGVTGIVLTKLDGTAKGGVVLGIQGEINIPVKWIGVGEGMEDLRPFIPQDFASALFDQTQDDEEEEI; this is encoded by the coding sequence TTGGCTGGTTTTTTTACTAAACTAAAAGCAGGATTGACGAAAACTCGGGATCAGTTTGTTACTAAAGTCGAAGAGATTTTAACGGGAAGACGGAAAATCGATGAAGAGCTCTATGAAGAGCTGGAGGAAGTATTGATCCGCTCCGATGTGGGGGTAAATACTTCCTTTGAGCTGGTTGAAGGGTTGCGTAAAGAGGTAAAGAAAAGAAAATTACAGGAGGCGGAAGAGCTAAAGGTTGTTCTCCAAGAGCTGATTGCTGAACTGCTGGGAGAAGAAGAATCCATGAACTTTGCGGAACATGGTCCCAGCATCTTTTTGGTGGTGGGTGTCAATGGTGTGGGCAAGACCACGACCATCGGCAAGTTAGCTCATTACTTCCAAGAGGAAGGAAAGAAAGTTATCCTGGCTGCCGGAGATACCTTTCGGGCAGCGGCCATCGATCAGCTTGAGGTCTGGGGACAGCGGGCCGGTGTGGAAGTCATAAAACAAAAGGAAGGTGCCGATCCTGCGGCGGTAGCCTATGATGCCCTTCAGGCAGCGAAGTCCCGGGGTGCCGATCTGGTCATTATGGATACGGCCGGCCGACTACATAATAAGGTCAACTTAATGGAAGAGCTGCGCAAAGTAAAGCGGGTCATTGAACGGGAAATTCCCGGGGCACCCCATGAAGTTCTCCTCGTCCTTGATGCCACAACAGGACAGAATGCTCTCCAGCAAGCCAAGCTTTTTCAGGAAGTGGCCGGGGTGACGGGAATTGTGCTCACGAAACTGGATGGTACAGCCAAGGGCGGAGTGGTCCTGGGGATTCAGGGAGAAATTAATATCCCGGTGAAATGGATCGGCGTAGGGGAAGGGATGGAGGATTTGCGTCCCTTTATTCCCCAGGATTTTGCCAGTGCTCTTTTTGATCAGACTCAGGATGATGAGGAGGAAGAAATCTGA
- a CDS encoding flavocytochrome c produces MTQKAVDRRQFLKTMALAGVSIAGMGTLVGCSAGAANPAPQPAQAGPEWKEETDVVVIGSGFAGLAAALEVLEAGSQVIILEKMPVSGGNSAINGGDMCCANTKMQKAAGVEDSVELMVADMLKAGGNINHVDKATLVAEKSNEALEWCQNYLGMKFREKLNYHGGHSVLRAHQSEEASGSGYIKAMLAKLEGKGISVSNNRKFVRFMENDEKRIIGVEVLDGYKYGNESSGTPLLIKARKAVIIASGGFSQDIRMRTIHDPRITDKFSSTNHLGATGEALREALKHEAMDVHMDWIQLGPWTSPDEKGFGYVPQFVERLVGFAPMIDVKTGKRFIMESGNRKVRADAIIALGEPGIHVADEYAVKLQILPQILEGAMGNGSIKKYDTLEEVAKAYNVPVEPFLAEIKRWNSFVLKGKDDDFNCMIMEGAKPTEQGPFYVTRMWPKVHHTMGGLMTNLQTQVINQDFEPIKGLYAAGEVTGGIHGAVRLGGVACTDCIVNGRISGQEAAKAEAWG; encoded by the coding sequence ATGACCCAAAAAGCAGTTGATAGAAGACAATTTTTAAAAACGATGGCTTTAGCCGGCGTATCCATTGCCGGTATGGGAACCCTGGTCGGTTGTTCAGCAGGAGCAGCGAATCCGGCACCTCAGCCCGCCCAAGCCGGTCCGGAATGGAAGGAAGAGACCGATGTGGTTGTCATCGGCAGCGGTTTTGCAGGTCTGGCAGCCGCCCTGGAAGTCCTCGAGGCAGGTTCACAGGTCATTATCTTGGAAAAGATGCCTGTGAGCGGAGGGAACTCAGCTATTAATGGCGGAGATATGTGCTGTGCCAATACGAAGATGCAAAAAGCCGCAGGCGTTGAGGATTCTGTCGAACTTATGGTAGCGGATATGCTAAAGGCCGGCGGCAATATCAATCATGTGGATAAGGCCACCCTTGTCGCAGAAAAATCCAACGAAGCATTGGAATGGTGTCAGAATTATCTGGGCATGAAATTCAGAGAAAAACTGAATTACCATGGCGGTCATTCTGTATTAAGAGCTCATCAATCGGAAGAGGCTTCCGGCTCAGGGTACATTAAGGCTATGCTGGCGAAGTTAGAAGGAAAAGGTATATCCGTTTCGAACAATAGAAAATTCGTCCGCTTCATGGAAAATGATGAGAAACGGATCATCGGCGTGGAAGTGTTGGATGGTTATAAATATGGCAACGAGAGCAGTGGGACACCGCTGCTGATCAAAGCCAGGAAGGCCGTCATTATCGCTTCCGGCGGGTTCTCCCAGGACATCAGGATGCGTACCATCCACGATCCCAGAATCACTGACAAATTCTCCAGCACCAACCATCTGGGTGCTACGGGGGAGGCCCTGCGAGAGGCGCTGAAGCATGAAGCCATGGATGTGCATATGGATTGGATTCAGCTTGGGCCCTGGACCAGCCCTGACGAAAAGGGATTTGGCTATGTGCCCCAGTTCGTCGAACGGCTGGTTGGCTTTGCTCCCATGATCGACGTTAAAACCGGCAAGCGGTTTATTATGGAATCGGGGAACCGGAAGGTCAGAGCGGATGCGATCATTGCTTTGGGTGAACCCGGTATTCATGTGGCTGACGAATATGCTGTGAAGCTGCAGATTCTGCCCCAAATTCTCGAAGGAGCGATGGGGAACGGCTCCATTAAGAAATACGATACTCTCGAAGAAGTGGCCAAAGCCTACAATGTTCCGGTGGAACCCTTCCTGGCTGAAATCAAGCGTTGGAACTCCTTTGTCCTCAAGGGCAAAGATGATGATTTCAACTGCATGATTATGGAGGGGGCTAAACCCACTGAACAAGGACCCTTCTATGTTACCCGCATGTGGCCTAAGGTTCACCATACCATGGGCGGGCTTATGACCAATCTGCAAACCCAGGTGATCAATCAGGATTTTGAACCGATCAAAGGGCTTTATGCCGCCGGTGAAGTCACTGGAGGTATCCATGGTGCGGTGCGTCTGGGTGGAGTAGCGTGTACAGACTGCATCGTCAATGGCCGCATCAGCGGGCAGGAAGCGGCCAAAGCAGAGGCCTGGGGTTAG
- a CDS encoding cytochrome c3 family protein, with translation MGTGKEGPSAQFKLAFLLGCLLFVFIAVMGCDGQQAASQTKPQGGAGEGGQAALVNTGEQADNTHSKMGLQCEQCHEQGVENPVKQEQCLSCHKGMAEVALLTKEKEPNPHGPHHYDTADCTTCHSIHAKSQMMCSTCHDFPWINELNEELWTKL, from the coding sequence GTGGGTACAGGAAAAGAAGGACCTTCAGCACAATTTAAACTGGCCTTTTTGTTAGGATGCCTGCTATTTGTCTTCATCGCTGTGATGGGCTGTGACGGACAACAAGCGGCAAGTCAAACAAAGCCCCAGGGAGGTGCGGGAGAAGGCGGTCAAGCGGCCCTGGTGAACACTGGTGAGCAGGCCGATAATACTCATTCAAAAATGGGCCTGCAATGCGAACAATGTCATGAGCAAGGTGTGGAAAACCCGGTAAAACAGGAGCAATGCCTAAGCTGCCATAAGGGCATGGCAGAGGTTGCCCTGCTGACCAAGGAAAAGGAACCGAACCCTCATGGCCCTCACCACTATGACACCGCTGACTGCACCACATGTCATTCCATTCATGCCAAATCACAAATGATGTGTTCAACTTGTCATGATTTCCCCTGGATCAATGAACTGAATGAAGAGCTATGGACTAAACTCTAA